From Erigeron canadensis isolate Cc75 chromosome 8, C_canadensis_v1, whole genome shotgun sequence, one genomic window encodes:
- the LOC122579744 gene encoding protein OBERON 3-like, with product MRENYPNNHHNDVSQNPESSKVSHDDNTNNDNESQLNFDSKATSKLGISQELTLSYLCENNLNNNNNNLKLGQTQNPCGDDENNRFVERDFLQLSENSSKREAGNDTEDEIYGMTSRDKKPKLETLDLSLALPDTCMSLAASNRVVHDANDFSVSLRPARSMQSLGRSNSNNTFSNDFTTGSMSYSYSHLFSHNPSCSMTDDYSMGSHRKDCDALWNAGEGTNGSVHSRFRPVGDGGVALVQGNGTSTDNNNNTSNNVNVSFFPSELPARMKMETQSGDSRGRGSGNSKGVESLDFGRSRKLSRPERVLREVVSESIQTMAQIIQELPEETFESTKEYLKKLISVPEKRDELVGLQLRLERRSDLTSETLSKANRNQLVLLVAVRMGIDSFLSVQNRLPANELIEIFVFERCKNMNCKRLLPVEDCDCKICSTKKGFCSECMCPVCLNFDCASNTCSWVGCDVCSHWCHASCGIQKNLIKPGPSLKGPAGTKEMQFNCLGCGHASEMFGFIKDVFKSCAEQWGLETLIKELDCVRKIFRESGDFKGQKLHLKAAELISMLENKVMSPSDVCSTILQFFNSTDLMTEFPMSNPLKDVIPPLKPHPHQTSFYNNAGSSSGRGGDNSLKGLPHMMNANKMIIEDEWSVKSSQKDAYDSVESLVRIKEAEARIFQNKADEARREAEGYKRMIRAKIEKLDEEYTEKIVKLKLHESEEQRKKKADELKVSENDHCEYYKMKMRMQAEIAGLLERMEKTKQQWVS from the exons atgagagaaaactacccaaataatcatcataatGATGTTAGTCAAAACCCTGAATCTTCAAAAGTAAGCCATGATGATAatactaataatgataatgaaagTCAATTGAATTTTGATTCAAAAGCAACCTCAAAATTAGGGATTTCTCAAGAGTTGACTTTAAGTTATCTTTGTGAGAATAAtcttaataacaataataataatttgaaattGGGTCAAACACAAAATCCATGTGGGGATGATGAAAACAACAGATTTGTAGAAAGAGATTTTTTACAATTGTCGGAGAATTCGTCGAAACGAGAGGCTGGAAATGATACCGAGGATGAGATATATGGAATGACTAGTAGAGATAAGAAACCGAAACTAGAAACGCTTGATTTGTCTCTAGCTTTGCCTGATACTTGTATGTCATTGGCTGCCTCGAATCGTGTTGTGCATGATGCTAATGATTTTTCAGTTAGTTTAAGGCCTGCTAGGAGTATGCAGTCATTGGGTAGGTCTAATAGTAACAATACTTTTTCTAATGATTTCACCACGGGGTCGATGTCGTATTCTTATTCACATCTGTTTTCACATAATCCTAGTTGTTCCATGACTGATGATTACTCAATGGGTAGTCATAGAAAGGATTGTGATGCGTTGTGGAATGCTGGGGAAGGGACTAATGGGTCGGTTCATAGTCGGTTTAGGCCAGTTGGAGATGGTGGTGTTGCGTTGGTGCAAGGTAATGGAACTAGTacggataataataataatactagcAATAATGTTAACGTGTCGTTTTTTCCTTCGGAATTGCCTgcaaggatgaaaatggagacACAGTCGGGTGATTCGAGAGGGAGAGGCTCTGGGAATAGCAAAGGGGTGGAAAGTTTGGATTTTGGTAGATCGCGTAAGCTTTCTAGGCCCGAGAGAGTTCTTAGAGAAGTTGTATCCGAGTCTATTCAGACGATGGCTCAGATAATACAAGAGCTTCCTGAAGAAACTTTCGAGTCTACGAAGGAGTATTTAAAGAAATTGATTTCAGTTCCTGAAAAGAGAGACGAATTGGTGGGATTACAGCTGCGGCTTGAGAGAAGGTCTGACCTTACTAGTGAAACTCTCTCGAAAGCAAATAGAAACCAGCTTGTACTCTTGGTTGCTGTAAGAATGGGTATCGACAGCTTCTTATCTGTCCAAAATCGTCTTCCGGCAAATGAGCTGATTGAGATTTTTGTATTCGAACGGTGTAAAAATATGAACTGCAAGAGATTATTGCCTGTTGAAGACTGCGACTGCAAGATTTGCTCAACGAAAAAAGGTTTTTGTAGCGAGTGTATGTGCCCCGTTTGTCTAAACTTTGACTGTGCCAGTAATACATGCAGTTGGGTTGGGTGTGATGTATGTTCTCATTGGTGTCACGCATCTTGTGGTATTCAAAAGAATTTAATAAAGCCTGGTCCAAGCTTGAAAGGTCCTGCAGGCACAAAAGAGATGCAATTTAACTGTCTTGGTTGTGGTCATGCTTCTGAAATGTTCGGGTTCATTAAGGATGTTTTCAAGTCATGCGCGGAACAATGGGGTTTGGAGACATTAATAAAAGAACTTGATTGTGTTAGGAAAATCTTTAGGGAAAGTGGAGATTTTAAAGGGCAAAAGCTTCATCTAAAGGCGGCTGAGTTGATATCGATGCTCGAGAACAAAGTCATGTCTCCTTCAGATGTATGCAGCACCATCCTTCAATTCTTCAACT CCACTGATCTGATGACCGAGTTTCCCATGTCAAACCCCTTGAAAGATGTCATTCCACCCTTAAAACCCCACCCTCATCAAACCTCCTTCTATAACAATGCGGGATCATCAAGTGGTAGAGGAGGAGATAACAGTCTCAAAGGTCTTCCTCACATGATGAATGCCAACAAGATGATAATTGAGGATGAATGGTCGGTAAAATCATCACAGAAAGATGCATATGATAGTGTGGAAAGCCTCGTAAGAATAAAAGAAGCCGAAGCCAGAATATTCCAGAATAAAGCTGATGAAGCAAGAAGAGAAGCAGAAGGGTATAAACGGATGATCAGAGCAAAGATTGAGAAACTAGATGAAGAATACACTGAAAAAATTGTCAAGTTAAAGCTGCATGAAAGTGAAGaacaaagaaagaagaaagcaGATGAGCTTAAGGTTTCAGAGAATGATCATTGTGAGTATTACAAAATGAAGATGAGAATGCAAGCAGAAATTGCTGGATTATTGGAAAGAATGGAGAAAACTAAACAGCAATGGGTGTCGTGA